In Musa acuminata AAA Group cultivar baxijiao chromosome BXJ3-11, Cavendish_Baxijiao_AAA, whole genome shotgun sequence, one DNA window encodes the following:
- the LOC135652080 gene encoding protein ETHYLENE-INSENSITIVE 3-like 1a isoform X1: protein MPDSKFLFLIYITKRKAISITYALVKDDLGIQTCVLVLLVMMGVLLVEDMVCPGGSNYVQGERNVGYGGFHQVSAGEHIMGEGDPVDLPPEQFAEAGDEHSDDDIDIEELEWRMWRDQLRLKRLKEKQQSKNKVQTDAARQQSQKQACQKKMSQAQDGILKYMLKMMEVCKAQGFVYGIIPEKGKPVSGASDNLRGWWKDKVRFDQNGPAAIAKYQVDNAVPGSNSDVNTETVGPHSLMELQDTTLGSLLSALMQHCDPPQRRFPLEKGIPPPWWPTGREEWWRKLDIPMEHGLPPYKKPHDLKKSWKVAVLMVVIKHMSPDIERIRRLVRQSKCLQDKMTAKESTTWLAVIKQEEDMYMKLHTDACAPQSAGRGVSGAISFDNNSSEYDHTGIYKVKGEGVANYKLARAANAFNLRACTGDVMLIRSAPMKGEKDVGFIQKRTSRESELMMNQRIYTCDNALCPHNDFRNGFLDRNARNSHRSVCKYHNTLPTGIGMMSNGFQVLGNKPSVNPVKISELGIPSDGQKLINELTNFYDISINASKNSSSGDVTMLEGSNSLQMEDSFFDRSLFEEVSGVVERSLPIEQEPSGHPIEASGGIRIRSGFNMLGMDYSDALHGGTKQDGFSWFC from the exons ATGCCTGATTCAAAATTTCTGTTCT TGATCTATATAACTAAGAGAAAGGCAATTAGTATCACATACGCCCTTGTGAAAGACGACTTG GGAATACAAACTTGCGTTCTTGTGCTGCTTGTGATGATGGGGGTGCTATTAGTTGAAGACATGGTGTGTCCTGGTGGCTCAAATTATGTGCAGGGTGAGAGGAATGTTGGTTACGGTGGCTTCCACCAGGTTTCAGCGGGCGAACACATAATGGGAGAGGGAGATCCGGTTGACCTGCCACCAGAACAATTTGCTGAGGCTGGTGATGAACATAGTGATGATGATATTGATATAGAAGAACTTGAATGGCGCATGTGGAGAGACCAGCTGCGGCTGAAACGCTTGAAGGAGAAGCAACAGAGCAAGAACAAGGTGCAGACTGATGCAGCAAGACAGCAGTCACAGAAACAGGCCTGCCAGAAGAAGATGTCTCAGGCACAAGATGGGATTCTCAAGTACATGCTGAAGATGATGGAGGTGTGCAAGGCTCAGGGCTTCGTCTATGGTATAATTCCGGAGAAGGGCAAGCCCGTCAGTGGTGCTTCCGATAACCTCAGAGGTTGGTGGAAAGACAAGGTCAGGTTTGATCAGAACGGGCCTGCTGCTATAGCCAAGTACCAGGTTGATAATGCTGTACCTGGATCTAACAGTGATGTCAACACGGAGACTGTGGGTCCTCATTCATTGATGGAGCTTCAGGACACAACGTTGGGTTCTCTCTTGTCTGCTCTTATGCAGCACTGTGATCCACCACAGCGGCGGTTTCCCCTTGAGAAAGGAATCCCGCCCCCATGGTGGCCTACTGGGAGAGAGGAGTGGTGGCGCAAACTGGACATCCCTATGGAACATGGCCTACCGCCGTACAAGAAGCCACATGATCTGAAGAAGTCTTGGAAGGTTGCGGTCTTGATGGTGGTAATCAAGCACATGTCTCCTGACATTGAGAGGATCCGTAGGCTTGTTCGGCAGTCCAAGTGCCTCCAAGACAAGATGACTGCCAAGGAGAGCACAACATGGCTTGCTGTCATCAAGCAGGAGGAGGACATGTACATGAAGCTGCACACAGATGCATGCGCACCCCAATCCGCTGGCCGTGGTGTCTCAGGAGCCATCTCCTTCGACAACAACAGCAGCGAGTATGATCACACAGGCATTTACAAAGTTAAAGGTGAGGGTGTGGCAAACTACAAGCTGGCTCGTGCTGCTAATGCCTTTAATTTAAGAGCTTGTACAGGGGATGTGATGCTTATTAGATCTGCTCCGATGAAGGGAGAGAAAGATGTAGGGTTCATTCAGAAAAGAACTTCCAGGGAGTCTGAACTGATGATGAACCAGCGGATCTATACCTGCGATAATGCGCTATGCCCACACAACGATTTCCGCAATGGATTTCTTGACAGGAATGCCAGGAACAGTCACCGTTCTGTCTGTAAGTATCATAACACTCTTCCTACAGGTATTGGGATGATGAGCAATGGCTTCCAGGTGCTTGGCAACAAGCCTTCAGTTAATCCAGTCAAGATATCTGAACTCGGTATTCCTTCTGATGGGCAAAAATTGATTAATGAGTTAACGAACTTCTATGATATCAGTATCAATGCTAGTAAGAACTCCAGCTCAGGAGATGTGACCATGTTGGAAGGATCAAATTCTCTTCAGATGGAAGACAGCTTCTTTGATCGCAGTCTATTCGAAGAGGTCAGTGGTGTGGTAGAGCGATCGCTGCCAATCGAACAAGAACCAAGTGGCCATCCCATTGAAGCTAGTGGGGGTATCAGGATTAGGTCTGGCTTCAACATGCTTGGAATGGATTACTCTGATGCCTTGCATGGGGGAACAAAGCAAGATGGATTTAGCTGGTTCTGCTGA
- the LOC135652080 gene encoding protein ETHYLENE-INSENSITIVE 3-like 1a isoform X2 yields MISHSSLIDKLHLSETGIQTCVLVLLVMMGVLLVEDMVCPGGSNYVQGERNVGYGGFHQVSAGEHIMGEGDPVDLPPEQFAEAGDEHSDDDIDIEELEWRMWRDQLRLKRLKEKQQSKNKVQTDAARQQSQKQACQKKMSQAQDGILKYMLKMMEVCKAQGFVYGIIPEKGKPVSGASDNLRGWWKDKVRFDQNGPAAIAKYQVDNAVPGSNSDVNTETVGPHSLMELQDTTLGSLLSALMQHCDPPQRRFPLEKGIPPPWWPTGREEWWRKLDIPMEHGLPPYKKPHDLKKSWKVAVLMVVIKHMSPDIERIRRLVRQSKCLQDKMTAKESTTWLAVIKQEEDMYMKLHTDACAPQSAGRGVSGAISFDNNSSEYDHTGIYKVKGEGVANYKLARAANAFNLRACTGDVMLIRSAPMKGEKDVGFIQKRTSRESELMMNQRIYTCDNALCPHNDFRNGFLDRNARNSHRSVCKYHNTLPTGIGMMSNGFQVLGNKPSVNPVKISELGIPSDGQKLINELTNFYDISINASKNSSSGDVTMLEGSNSLQMEDSFFDRSLFEEVSGVVERSLPIEQEPSGHPIEASGGIRIRSGFNMLGMDYSDALHGGTKQDGFSWFC; encoded by the exons ATGATTTCTCATTCATCTTTAATCGATAAGCTTCATCTCTCTGAGACG GGAATACAAACTTGCGTTCTTGTGCTGCTTGTGATGATGGGGGTGCTATTAGTTGAAGACATGGTGTGTCCTGGTGGCTCAAATTATGTGCAGGGTGAGAGGAATGTTGGTTACGGTGGCTTCCACCAGGTTTCAGCGGGCGAACACATAATGGGAGAGGGAGATCCGGTTGACCTGCCACCAGAACAATTTGCTGAGGCTGGTGATGAACATAGTGATGATGATATTGATATAGAAGAACTTGAATGGCGCATGTGGAGAGACCAGCTGCGGCTGAAACGCTTGAAGGAGAAGCAACAGAGCAAGAACAAGGTGCAGACTGATGCAGCAAGACAGCAGTCACAGAAACAGGCCTGCCAGAAGAAGATGTCTCAGGCACAAGATGGGATTCTCAAGTACATGCTGAAGATGATGGAGGTGTGCAAGGCTCAGGGCTTCGTCTATGGTATAATTCCGGAGAAGGGCAAGCCCGTCAGTGGTGCTTCCGATAACCTCAGAGGTTGGTGGAAAGACAAGGTCAGGTTTGATCAGAACGGGCCTGCTGCTATAGCCAAGTACCAGGTTGATAATGCTGTACCTGGATCTAACAGTGATGTCAACACGGAGACTGTGGGTCCTCATTCATTGATGGAGCTTCAGGACACAACGTTGGGTTCTCTCTTGTCTGCTCTTATGCAGCACTGTGATCCACCACAGCGGCGGTTTCCCCTTGAGAAAGGAATCCCGCCCCCATGGTGGCCTACTGGGAGAGAGGAGTGGTGGCGCAAACTGGACATCCCTATGGAACATGGCCTACCGCCGTACAAGAAGCCACATGATCTGAAGAAGTCTTGGAAGGTTGCGGTCTTGATGGTGGTAATCAAGCACATGTCTCCTGACATTGAGAGGATCCGTAGGCTTGTTCGGCAGTCCAAGTGCCTCCAAGACAAGATGACTGCCAAGGAGAGCACAACATGGCTTGCTGTCATCAAGCAGGAGGAGGACATGTACATGAAGCTGCACACAGATGCATGCGCACCCCAATCCGCTGGCCGTGGTGTCTCAGGAGCCATCTCCTTCGACAACAACAGCAGCGAGTATGATCACACAGGCATTTACAAAGTTAAAGGTGAGGGTGTGGCAAACTACAAGCTGGCTCGTGCTGCTAATGCCTTTAATTTAAGAGCTTGTACAGGGGATGTGATGCTTATTAGATCTGCTCCGATGAAGGGAGAGAAAGATGTAGGGTTCATTCAGAAAAGAACTTCCAGGGAGTCTGAACTGATGATGAACCAGCGGATCTATACCTGCGATAATGCGCTATGCCCACACAACGATTTCCGCAATGGATTTCTTGACAGGAATGCCAGGAACAGTCACCGTTCTGTCTGTAAGTATCATAACACTCTTCCTACAGGTATTGGGATGATGAGCAATGGCTTCCAGGTGCTTGGCAACAAGCCTTCAGTTAATCCAGTCAAGATATCTGAACTCGGTATTCCTTCTGATGGGCAAAAATTGATTAATGAGTTAACGAACTTCTATGATATCAGTATCAATGCTAGTAAGAACTCCAGCTCAGGAGATGTGACCATGTTGGAAGGATCAAATTCTCTTCAGATGGAAGACAGCTTCTTTGATCGCAGTCTATTCGAAGAGGTCAGTGGTGTGGTAGAGCGATCGCTGCCAATCGAACAAGAACCAAGTGGCCATCCCATTGAAGCTAGTGGGGGTATCAGGATTAGGTCTGGCTTCAACATGCTTGGAATGGATTACTCTGATGCCTTGCATGGGGGAACAAAGCAAGATGGATTTAGCTGGTTCTGCTGA